From the Candidatus Krumholzibacteriia bacterium genome, one window contains:
- a CDS encoding cytochrome c oxidase subunit 3 has translation MGFEDDRGGGRAPSPAVSNATLGTALYVGAALMLFSGLISATLVLRAGAGTWPPAGQPRLPLLVSLANMLLLGASGFLVWRAHREPRHARRLRALQEGALLGAGFLCIQGIEWARLLAHGLRVSSSPYGATFYTLVGTHAVHVLGGLVALLLTVRRLRQGAGDVGACLLYWGFVVLLWPVLYVLVCSH, from the coding sequence TTGGGTTTCGAAGACGATCGTGGTGGGGGCAGGGCGCCATCGCCGGCGGTGTCGAACGCGACGCTCGGCACGGCTCTCTACGTCGGGGCCGCGCTCATGCTCTTCAGCGGCTTGATCAGCGCCACCCTCGTCCTTCGCGCCGGCGCTGGCACCTGGCCGCCCGCGGGGCAGCCACGCTTGCCGCTCCTCGTCAGCCTGGCGAACATGCTTCTCCTGGGCGCGAGCGGCTTCCTGGTATGGCGGGCGCACCGGGAGCCACGACACGCACGGCGCTTGCGAGCGCTGCAAGAGGGCGCGCTGCTCGGTGCAGGCTTCCTCTGCATCCAGGGGATCGAATGGGCCCGGCTGCTCGCGCATGGCTTGCGCGTCTCGTCGAGTCCTTACGGGGCGACGTTCTACACTCTCGTGGGGACCCACGCCGTGCATGTCCTGGGCGGGCTCGTCGCACTGCTCCTCACGGTGCGGCGGCTGCGCCAGGGTGCTGGTGACGTTGGCGCCTGTCTTTTGTACTGGGGTTTCGTCGTTCTGCTCTGGCCGGTGCTCTATGTCCTGGTCTGTTCGCATTGA